The following proteins are encoded in a genomic region of Leptospira yasudae:
- the htpX gene encoding protease HtpX: MWFKRIGLFLLTNILVVVTISIVTSVLGIGPYLDANGINLSSLLVFCFLWGMGGAFVSLLLSKFMAKMMMGVKIIDPRSASGAERELYSKVERLARTANLPMPEVGIYHSPEVNAFATGPSKSSSLVAVSSGLLQTMDNSEVEGVLAHELAHVANGDMVTMTLVQGVVNAFVMFFSRIISYALSTMVKDELQYTVRLVANILLSILFSILGSIVVAYFSRTREYRADAGGAKLAGRQNMIAALEKLRRTFDAPEDERGGDALATMKISGHSKWMALFSTHPPLEARIAALKNSGY; this comes from the coding sequence ATGTGGTTTAAACGAATTGGGTTGTTTTTACTGACCAATATCCTCGTGGTCGTTACGATTTCGATCGTTACGAGCGTGCTGGGAATCGGTCCGTATCTGGATGCAAACGGAATTAATCTGAGTTCATTGCTCGTGTTCTGTTTCCTCTGGGGGATGGGCGGCGCATTCGTATCGCTGTTGCTTTCTAAGTTTATGGCGAAGATGATGATGGGCGTTAAGATCATCGATCCAAGATCCGCGTCCGGAGCCGAAAGAGAATTGTATTCCAAAGTGGAACGACTTGCAAGAACCGCAAATCTTCCGATGCCCGAAGTGGGAATTTATCATTCTCCGGAAGTGAACGCGTTCGCGACCGGACCGTCCAAGTCCAGTTCTCTCGTCGCGGTTTCCAGCGGACTTCTACAAACGATGGATAACTCCGAAGTAGAAGGAGTCCTCGCGCACGAATTGGCGCACGTAGCGAACGGAGACATGGTGACCATGACTCTGGTACAGGGAGTTGTTAACGCTTTTGTAATGTTCTTTTCGAGAATCATCAGCTACGCGCTCAGCACGATGGTCAAAGACGAACTGCAATACACGGTACGTCTTGTGGCGAACATCTTACTCAGTATTCTGTTCAGCATTCTCGGGTCGATCGTGGTCGCGTATTTCTCCAGAACGAGAGAATACCGTGCGGACGCGGGCGGAGCGAAACTTGCGGGACGTCAGAATATGATCGCGGCCCTCGAAAAACTGAGACGCACATTCGACGCACCCGAAGACGAACGAGGCGGAGACGCTCTTGCCACGATGAAAATTTCGGGACACAGCAAATGGATGGCCTTGTTTTCCACTCATCCGCCATTAGAAGCGAGAATCGCCGCGCTGAAGAATTCTGGTTATTAA
- a CDS encoding NCS2 family permease has product MSQNKLKWFVLGDLDGFFGLMIDNLIQILVLSFLLTTLCGVPGDFVYKVILPGTAISLLLGNLFYSWQAHRLAEKENRTDVTALPYGINTVSLFAFVFFIILPVYKKTGDYKLAWQVGLVASFLSGLIEMSGSFVAEKIRKVTPRAALLSSLAGIAITFISMDFLVKTFQNPLIAFLPFGVILLQYFARVVFPFRLPGGLVSVILGTILAWSQGVWGNPMMDGALLKGSTSQIGLYLPVLSISDLFSAFQHADIREYLSVLIPMGIFNVIGSLQNIESAEASGDSFNTRDSLMANGVGTVVGSFFGSPFPTTIYIGHPGWKALGARAGYSTLNGVFMTIVALFGLLAFIQALIPVEAGMAIVLWIGIVIGSQAFEATPSRHAPAVVVGILPALAGWGVLLVQSTFNFADRSIAGILENAGVKETAHLWMSDVPLGLPFLPYPLGGLLSLSQGFLISSMIWASIAVFVIDRDFKKALITCLIAAFLAATGFIHGFSLRGNDILNQFDVGLNSFVTAYVLLGILFLIASFFRKEPRKV; this is encoded by the coding sequence ATGAGCCAAAATAAATTAAAATGGTTTGTACTGGGGGATTTGGACGGCTTTTTCGGTCTGATGATCGACAATCTGATTCAGATTCTCGTTCTTTCTTTTTTGCTGACCACGTTATGTGGTGTTCCGGGCGATTTCGTTTATAAGGTCATTCTTCCGGGAACGGCAATTTCTCTTCTACTCGGGAATCTCTTCTATTCCTGGCAGGCGCACCGTCTCGCCGAAAAGGAGAATCGGACCGACGTCACCGCCCTTCCCTACGGGATCAACACCGTATCCTTGTTCGCATTCGTATTCTTTATTATACTTCCCGTATATAAGAAAACCGGCGATTACAAATTGGCTTGGCAGGTCGGACTCGTCGCGAGTTTTCTTTCCGGTTTGATCGAGATGTCCGGTTCCTTTGTCGCGGAAAAGATCCGCAAGGTGACTCCTCGCGCCGCTCTTCTTTCTTCTCTTGCGGGAATCGCGATCACCTTTATTTCCATGGACTTTCTGGTGAAAACCTTTCAGAATCCTCTGATCGCGTTTCTTCCGTTCGGAGTGATTCTTCTGCAATACTTTGCTAGAGTAGTGTTTCCGTTTCGTCTTCCGGGCGGACTCGTCTCCGTCATCTTAGGAACCATTCTTGCCTGGTCGCAAGGCGTTTGGGGAAATCCGATGATGGACGGGGCGTTGCTCAAAGGTTCCACGAGTCAGATCGGTCTTTATCTTCCGGTTCTTTCCATAAGCGATTTGTTCTCGGCGTTTCAACACGCGGATATCCGCGAATATCTTTCCGTTTTGATTCCGATGGGGATCTTTAACGTGATCGGTTCTTTGCAAAACATAGAATCCGCCGAAGCTTCGGGAGATTCCTTCAATACCAGAGATTCTTTGATGGCGAACGGAGTGGGAACCGTTGTGGGATCTTTTTTCGGATCTCCGTTTCCGACTACGATCTACATCGGACATCCCGGCTGGAAAGCGTTAGGCGCTAGAGCGGGTTATTCCACTCTCAACGGAGTGTTTATGACGATCGTCGCGCTCTTCGGTCTTCTCGCATTCATCCAAGCCTTGATTCCCGTCGAAGCCGGAATGGCCATCGTACTTTGGATCGGAATCGTAATCGGTTCGCAAGCATTTGAAGCGACTCCGAGCAGACACGCTCCCGCCGTCGTCGTCGGAATTCTTCCCGCTCTTGCTGGTTGGGGAGTTCTTCTCGTTCAATCCACCTTCAACTTCGCGGACAGATCCATCGCCGGAATTCTGGAGAACGCGGGCGTAAAAGAAACCGCGCATCTTTGGATGTCGGATGTTCCGTTAGGATTACCGTTTCTTCCCTATCCACTCGGAGGACTTTTGAGTCTGTCGCAGGGATTTTTGATCTCTTCGATGATCTGGGCTTCGATCGCAGTGTTCGTCATTGATCGTGATTTCAAAAAAGCTTTGATCACTTGTTTGATCGCGGCCTTTCTCGCGGCGACCGGTTTCATTCACGGATTCTCGTTACGAGGAAACGATATTCTCAATCAATTCGATGTCGGTTTAAATTCTTTCGTAACCGCGTATGTGTTGTTGGGGATTTTATTCTTAATCGCTTCTTTTTTTCGTAAAGAACCGAGGAAGGTTTAA
- a CDS encoding ClpXP protease specificity-enhancing factor SspB, whose translation MDKQNLKEEILTLRKFKRSLFDLYWDQFGTFYLQALPHPQLVIGKRGLVGDEKESGIVLVFGPKGGVRRLDLQEEWIYAELQFGYIWEEVFIPWDCVLRYFDKTQQTLTNLKVFTTEPEILQDFRSGEKTVTTEKKEDDTKDDKSNVIQVDFGSKSKQ comes from the coding sequence ATGGATAAACAAAATCTGAAAGAAGAAATCCTGACGCTCCGAAAGTTCAAACGTTCTTTGTTCGATCTTTACTGGGATCAGTTCGGGACCTTCTATCTGCAAGCCCTTCCCCATCCCCAACTCGTCATCGGCAAACGCGGGTTAGTCGGCGACGAGAAAGAATCCGGGATCGTTCTCGTGTTCGGACCGAAGGGCGGCGTTCGTCGTTTGGACCTTCAGGAAGAATGGATCTACGCGGAACTTCAATTCGGATACATTTGGGAAGAAGTCTTCATTCCCTGGGATTGTGTCCTGCGCTATTTTGATAAAACACAACAAACATTGACGAATCTAAAAGTTTTTACGACGGAGCCTGAGATCCTGCAGGATTTCCGTTCGGGCGAGAAGACGGTCACAACAGAGAAAAAAGAGGATGATACGAAGGACGATAAGTCCAACGTGATTCAAGTGGATTTTGGGAGTAAATCGAAACAATGA
- a CDS encoding polysaccharide biosynthesis protein: MLGHWNRRMWVFPLDLLFMGISYFLAHWIRFESFVFLAQPERFLTSLLIVISVRAAVFILSDIYRSIWAYASIHDLVEIIKVTLLSSLISTTALLFYNRFEQLSRMVPVLDTLLLLSFLCIRSFSWRVFRDQYILKKAKEEGLPTLILGAGKVGATLLSEIRRHNELKLNPVGFLDDNVQKIGAHIQGVPILAKIDQAEQMIHQFGVKQVIIAITNPDGKLISRLIRSFESTDVKFKILPSLGSLFFDSPKLNQLREVQVEDLLGRPVVDLEIESIRSYLKGKSILVTGAGGSIGSELCRQVAVFEPSRILLLDSAETPLYEIEYELKKKLQGQNVELVPIVADIKNLSRVSSIFEKHSPQVVFHSAAYKHVPMMEVNPTEAVMNNILGTKNIADISRLSGVERFVLISTDKAVNPVNIMGASKRAAELYLQHVSRETRTKFITVRFGNVLGSNGSVIPRFREQIANGGPVTVTHPDVIRYFMTIPEATQLVLQAGSMGERGEIFILEMGEPVKILNLAEEMIRLCGLRPHVDISIQFTGLRPGEKLFEELLLDLEGIKKTHHPKIKIAAPLENQETTTFVARFNELLNAGRTNKDKDIFLAFKALVPEYKIHGDYLNEANAGITDQNLKNG; this comes from the coding sequence ATGCTCGGTCATTGGAATCGAAGAATGTGGGTCTTCCCTTTGGATCTTTTATTCATGGGAATCTCCTACTTTTTGGCGCATTGGATCCGCTTCGAATCGTTCGTTTTTCTCGCTCAACCGGAAAGATTTCTCACCTCTTTACTCATCGTCATCAGCGTCCGAGCCGCGGTTTTTATTCTTTCGGACATTTACAGATCGATTTGGGCCTATGCTTCCATTCACGACCTCGTGGAAATCATCAAGGTAACACTTCTTTCTTCCCTGATTTCGACTACGGCGCTTTTGTTCTACAACCGATTCGAACAGCTCTCGAGAATGGTTCCGGTTCTCGATACGCTTCTTCTTTTGAGCTTTCTTTGTATCCGCAGTTTTTCCTGGAGAGTGTTCCGCGATCAGTACATTCTCAAAAAGGCAAAGGAAGAAGGACTTCCCACGCTCATTCTCGGTGCGGGAAAAGTAGGCGCTACGCTTCTTTCCGAAATCCGTAGGCACAACGAACTAAAGCTGAATCCGGTCGGATTCTTGGACGACAACGTCCAAAAGATCGGCGCGCATATCCAAGGCGTTCCGATCCTCGCAAAGATCGATCAAGCCGAACAGATGATTCATCAGTTCGGAGTCAAACAGGTGATCATTGCGATCACCAATCCGGACGGAAAGTTGATCAGCCGTTTGATCCGTTCTTTTGAAAGTACGGACGTGAAGTTCAAGATTCTTCCCTCTTTGGGATCTTTGTTTTTTGATTCTCCCAAACTGAATCAACTCCGGGAAGTTCAGGTGGAAGACCTTTTGGGTCGTCCGGTCGTCGACTTGGAAATCGAATCCATTCGTTCTTATCTCAAAGGCAAATCGATTCTCGTGACCGGTGCGGGCGGTTCGATCGGAAGCGAACTTTGCAGACAGGTCGCGGTATTCGAACCTTCGAGAATTCTCCTGCTGGATTCCGCCGAAACGCCGTTATACGAAATCGAATACGAACTGAAGAAAAAACTGCAAGGTCAGAATGTGGAACTCGTTCCGATCGTCGCGGACATCAAAAATCTTTCCAGAGTCAGTTCGATCTTTGAAAAACATTCTCCGCAGGTAGTATTTCATTCCGCCGCTTACAAACACGTTCCGATGATGGAAGTCAATCCGACCGAAGCCGTGATGAACAACATACTCGGCACGAAAAACATCGCGGACATTTCAAGACTTTCCGGCGTGGAACGTTTCGTTCTCATTTCCACCGATAAGGCAGTCAATCCGGTCAACATCATGGGCGCTTCCAAACGCGCCGCCGAATTGTATCTGCAACATGTTTCGAGGGAAACCAGAACCAAGTTCATCACGGTTCGTTTCGGGAACGTTCTCGGTTCGAACGGTTCGGTGATTCCTCGTTTCCGAGAACAGATCGCAAACGGCGGACCCGTTACGGTTACGCACCCGGATGTGATTCGTTACTTCATGACGATTCCCGAAGCGACGCAGCTTGTGTTGCAGGCCGGAAGTATGGGAGAACGCGGAGAAATTTTTATCTTAGAGATGGGTGAGCCCGTCAAAATCTTGAATCTCGCCGAAGAAATGATTCGTCTTTGCGGACTCAGACCGCATGTGGACATTTCGATCCAATTCACAGGACTCAGACCCGGAGAAAAACTGTTCGAAGAACTTCTTCTGGATTTGGAAGGAATCAAAAAAACGCATCATCCAAAGATCAAGATCGCTGCGCCTCTGGAGAATCAGGAGACGACCACGTTCGTCGCTCGTTTTAACGAACTTCTGAACGCGGGCCGCACCAACAAAGACAAGGATATCTTCCTCGCCTTCAAGGCCCTCGTTCCGGAATACAAAATCCACGGGGATTATTTGAACGAGGCCAACGCGGGAATTACGGATCAGAATTTAAAGAATGGATAA